A genomic stretch from Candidatus Eremiobacteraceae bacterium includes:
- a CDS encoding sigma factor, with protein sequence MVIESGDSVIARLRAGDPGALAETYDRYAARCRGVAYRVLHDDVLAEDAVQEAFASLWRRRDGMTVRAAGLSPWLVVVTRNAALT encoded by the coding sequence ATGGTGATTGAGAGCGGCGATTCCGTCATCGCGCGTCTGCGCGCCGGCGATCCCGGTGCGCTCGCCGAAACGTACGATCGTTACGCGGCGCGCTGCCGCGGTGTCGCATACCGCGTCCTACACGATGACGTGCTCGCCGAAGACGCGGTCCAGGAAGCATTCGCGTCGCTGTGGCGGCGGCGCGACGGCATGACCGTTCGCGCCGCCGGGCTCAGTCCTTGGCTTGTGGTCGTCACTCGAAACGCGGCGCTGAC